From a region of the Sebastes umbrosus isolate fSebUmb1 chromosome 10, fSebUmb1.pri, whole genome shotgun sequence genome:
- the ubac2 gene encoding ubiquitin-associated domain-containing protein 2, which produces MFTTTGSRGLYKAPLSKGLLLVLNGLTVMLTLLPHYHELFSYDLQADTLQTQVWSLLCGRLVCLDVKDAFCSSLLIYNFRIFERRFGTRKFASFLFGTWCLSALMDFLLAQAFQYLFDYEVEELPAGLLAPVFSLFVPFYRLIPRVPVTQVLGHIHITNKSLVYIVGLQLLTSGPFMWLLALSGLISGALYHSNVLWLQKLLFVPAWVSWIGRYILEPIFSSSQPSSETPVGMGATLDIQRQQRMDILDQQLLLAQYNESRRNTRPQPQGGLLQWTRLFPSLRQRGQNRPPMQPRPQAQTPPSTQTPLPDNSPIAEDQVARLVEMGFSRTDALEALRASNNDINMATNFLLQH; this is translated from the exons ATGTTTACCACCACCGGCTCCCGGGGCCTGT ACAAGGCTCCTCTGTCTAAAGGCCTCCTGCTGGTCCTCAACGGGCTGACTGTGATGCTCACTCTGCTGCCTCACTACCACGAGCTGTTCTCATACGACCTGCAGGCTGACACCCTGCAGACACAG GTGTGGAGTTTGCTGTGTGGCAGGCTGGTCTGTCTCGACGTGAAGGACGCCTTCTGTAGCAGCCTGCTCATTTACAACTTCCGAATCTTTGAGAGGAGGTTTGGCACCAGGAAATTTGCC TCCTTCCTGTTTGGCACTTGGTGTCTCTCTGCGCTGATGGACTTCCTGCTGGCCCAGGCTTTCCAGTATCTGTTCGACTATGAGGTGGAGGAACTGCCTGCAGGACT GCTCGCTCCAGTCTTCTCTCTGTTTGTGCCTTTCTACCGGTTGATCCCCAGGGTGCCAGTCACCCAGGTCCTGGGCCACATCCACATCACCAACAAGTCTCTGGTCTACATAGTAGGCTTACAG CTGTTGACTTCTGGTCCCTTCATGTGGCTCCTTGCACTCAGTGGACTG ATCTCAGGCGCACTGTACCACTCCAATGTTCTCTGGTTACAGAAGCTCCTGTTTGTACCCGCCTGGGTGTCTTGGATTGGACGGTATATTCTGGAGCCAATCTTCTCAA GCTCCCAACCGAGCAGTGAGACGCCTGTGGGGATGGGCGCCACTCTGGACATCCAGAGGCAGCAGAGGATGGACATTCTCgaccagcagctgctgctggccCAGTACAACGAGTCCAGGAGGAACACCAGACCACAGCCACAG ggTGGGTTGTTACAGTGGACCAGGTTGTTCCCCTCCCTGAGACAAAGAGGACAGAACCGACCCCCAATGCAGCCACGCCCCCAGGCTCAGACACCCCCATCTACACAGACACCTCTACCGGACAACTCTCCTATCGCAGAGGATCAG GTTGCACGGTTGGTTGAAATGGGCTTTTCCAGAACTGATGCCCTCGAGGCCCTCAGAGCTTCAAACAACGACATCAACATGGCAACCAACTTCCTCTTGCAAcactga